In one Cloacibacillus porcorum genomic region, the following are encoded:
- the thrC gene encoding threonine synthase — MGVIERYSELLPVTEKTPKLTLGEGSTPLVRLDNISKLLGIELWAKLEGCNPSGSFKDRGMVMAVAKALEGGAKALVCASTGNTSASAAAYAAAANVPCFVLLPAGKVALGKLAQALMYGATVIAVNGNFDRALEMAREAAEKEGYAIVNSVNPYRLWGQRSGAWEICESLGRAPDWHAIPVGNAGNISAYWAGYRQYQELGKIDKLPRMMGFQAAGAAPLVTGEPCPNPETVATAIRIGNPVSANLAKEAVAQSAGEFNSVTDEEILAAQLLLSSRGGVFAEPASCAPLAGLVKLKKEGRLPQGITVVMILTGNGLKDPDTAMSQVGRPIEIGDSLEELLEVMKR; from the coding sequence ATGGGAGTAATTGAAAGATATTCGGAGCTGCTGCCGGTGACTGAAAAGACGCCGAAGCTGACGCTGGGCGAAGGTTCGACGCCGCTTGTTCGTCTTGACAATATCAGCAAACTGCTTGGTATAGAGCTTTGGGCAAAACTTGAGGGCTGTAACCCCTCCGGTTCATTCAAAGACCGAGGTATGGTCATGGCCGTTGCGAAGGCCCTTGAGGGCGGCGCGAAGGCCCTTGTATGCGCCTCCACGGGAAACACCTCCGCCTCCGCCGCGGCCTATGCCGCCGCCGCGAATGTGCCATGCTTCGTCCTGCTTCCGGCGGGAAAGGTCGCGCTCGGAAAGCTCGCGCAGGCCCTAATGTACGGGGCCACGGTTATCGCCGTCAACGGCAACTTTGACCGCGCGCTGGAGATGGCGCGCGAGGCCGCCGAAAAGGAGGGCTACGCGATCGTCAACTCTGTGAACCCCTATCGTCTCTGGGGCCAGCGAAGCGGAGCCTGGGAGATCTGCGAATCGCTCGGCAGGGCCCCCGACTGGCACGCGATCCCCGTCGGCAACGCGGGAAATATCAGCGCCTACTGGGCCGGTTACCGACAGTATCAGGAATTGGGAAAGATAGATAAACTGCCGCGCATGATGGGCTTCCAGGCGGCGGGGGCGGCGCCGCTCGTGACGGGCGAACCCTGCCCGAATCCCGAGACGGTGGCGACGGCGATCCGTATCGGCAACCCCGTCAGCGCCAACCTCGCGAAGGAGGCTGTCGCGCAGTCGGCGGGCGAATTCAACTCCGTCACCGATGAAGAGATACTTGCAGCCCAGCTGCTGCTCTCTTCAAGGGGCGGCGTCTTCGCCGAACCGGCCTCCTGCGCCCCGCTTGCGGGACTTGTGAAGCTTAAGAAAGAGGGGCGGCTGCCGCAGGGCATTACCGTGGTGATGATTCTCACCGGCAACGGCCTCAAAGATCCAGACACCGCGATGTCGCAGGTTGGACGTCCGATAGAGATAGGCGACAGCCTTGAAGAACTTCTGGAGGTGATGAAGAGGTGA
- a CDS encoding DUF4392 domain-containing protein, protein MTADMVLPEAYAKKLISLVSRDRGGRGVSKLCRPEDWQRAAAAFAPLKRVAVVSGFYIPGADAPETDGPGGAVMLARAFYREGRESEIWTDELCLSVMRAAAAAAGYPRRLVRTAPPRLADESPDGLIFTERLGRAEDGGYYNFRKIDISAWTPPLDELAAEAKERGIPTLGIGDGGNEVGMGNFHEELKRLLPAYASCLCTVRTDYALAVDVSNWGAYALTAALSFMWGNWRGPEAGEELAMLKAVKERGAVDGISRLPELTVDGFDIATQDKIISSLNELWELYRFA, encoded by the coding sequence GTGACCGCAGATATGGTTCTACCGGAAGCCTATGCCAAAAAGCTCATATCGCTCGTTTCACGTGACAGAGGAGGGCGCGGAGTCTCCAAGCTTTGCCGCCCCGAAGACTGGCAGAGGGCGGCTGCGGCTTTTGCTCCCCTAAAAAGGGTGGCGGTCGTCTCGGGATTTTATATCCCCGGGGCCGACGCTCCGGAGACGGACGGTCCCGGCGGCGCGGTAATGCTCGCGCGCGCCTTTTATCGCGAGGGGCGTGAATCGGAGATATGGACCGATGAGCTCTGTCTTTCTGTGATGCGCGCCGCCGCGGCCGCCGCGGGGTATCCGCGGCGGCTGGTGAGGACCGCGCCGCCGCGGCTTGCGGACGAGTCTCCTGACGGGCTGATTTTCACCGAACGGCTGGGGCGCGCGGAGGACGGCGGCTATTACAACTTCCGTAAGATAGATATCTCGGCGTGGACGCCGCCGCTTGACGAGTTGGCCGCGGAGGCGAAGGAACGCGGCATCCCGACGCTTGGCATCGGCGACGGGGGCAACGAGGTCGGCATGGGAAACTTCCATGAGGAACTAAAAAGACTGCTGCCTGCCTATGCCTCCTGTCTCTGCACGGTGCGGACGGATTATGCGCTCGCCGTGGACGTCAGCAACTGGGGAGCCTACGCGCTGACCGCGGCGCTGTCTTTTATGTGGGGAAACTGGCGCGGGCCGGAGGCGGGAGAGGAGCTGGCAATGCTGAAGGCTGTGAAGGAGCGGGGAGCGGTGGACGGTATCAGCCGCCTTCCCGAACTCACCGTCGACGGGTTCGATATAGCGACGCAGGACAAGATCATATCTTCGCTCAATGAGCTCTGGGAGCTTTATCGTTTCGCTTGA
- the rho gene encoding transcription termination factor Rho, with protein MRHQHPKLGFNQLAGQTLAELRKIAKEIGVTSITTRRKDDLINDILKTQAEALGYRFNGGTLECMSEGYGFLRPSGLLPSSNDIYVSASQIRRFGLRNGDVVWGIIRPPKDQEHYEALLRVENVNFTDPEAARRRPHFEALTPIFPTEKLELETDRKQIATRIVDIFAPIGKGQRALIVSPPKAGKTTLLKNLAHSITTNHPEVILMVLLIDERPEEVTDMARSVDGEIIASTFDRPAEEHLRVAGLALEKAKRLVEVSKDVVLLLDSITRLARASNLIVPPSGRTLSGGMDPAALYFPKKFFGAARNIENGGSLTIIGTSLVETGSRMDDVIYEEFKGTGNMEVHLSRKISEQRIFPALDITRSGTRKEELMVPEGDLQRIWGLRRKIANMDEAEVLNLILDKLRNTPTNRDFLATIKAG; from the coding sequence ATACGCCACCAGCATCCCAAACTTGGATTCAACCAACTCGCGGGACAGACTCTCGCAGAGCTGCGCAAGATTGCGAAAGAGATCGGCGTGACCTCGATAACGACACGCCGCAAGGACGATCTGATCAACGATATCCTGAAGACGCAGGCTGAAGCCCTCGGCTACCGCTTCAACGGCGGCACCCTTGAGTGCATGAGCGAGGGATACGGCTTCCTGCGCCCCTCCGGACTTCTCCCGAGCAGCAACGATATCTATGTATCGGCCTCGCAGATAAGACGTTTCGGCCTGCGCAACGGCGATGTGGTCTGGGGCATCATCCGCCCGCCAAAGGACCAGGAACATTATGAGGCGCTGCTCCGCGTGGAGAACGTCAACTTCACCGACCCAGAGGCGGCGCGCCGCCGTCCGCATTTCGAGGCGCTGACGCCGATATTCCCGACCGAGAAGCTTGAGCTGGAGACGGACCGCAAACAGATAGCGACGCGTATCGTCGATATCTTCGCGCCGATTGGCAAAGGACAGCGCGCTCTGATCGTTTCCCCGCCGAAGGCCGGAAAGACGACCCTTCTTAAAAATCTCGCGCATTCGATAACGACAAACCATCCCGAAGTGATACTTATGGTGCTGCTCATCGACGAACGCCCCGAAGAGGTCACCGATATGGCGCGTTCCGTGGACGGCGAGATCATCGCCTCCACATTCGACCGCCCCGCGGAGGAGCATCTCCGCGTCGCCGGACTGGCACTTGAAAAGGCTAAGCGCCTCGTGGAGGTCTCGAAGGACGTCGTGCTGCTGCTTGATTCGATCACAAGACTCGCCCGCGCCTCAAACCTCATCGTCCCTCCGTCGGGACGTACGCTCTCCGGAGGCATGGACCCCGCGGCGCTCTATTTCCCGAAGAAATTCTTCGGCGCCGCGCGCAACATAGAAAACGGCGGCAGCCTGACGATCATCGGCACCTCGCTGGTTGAGACCGGCAGCCGTATGGACGATGTGATTTATGAAGAATTCAAGGGAACGGGCAATATGGAGGTCCATCTCTCGCGGAAGATATCCGAGCAGCGCATCTTCCCTGCCCTTGATATCACGCGTTCAGGAACGCGCAAAGAGGAGCTGATGGTGCCAGAGGGCGATCTGCAGCGCATCTGGGGCCTGCGCAGGAAGATCGCAAATATGGACGAGGCGGAAGTTCTAAATCTCATCCTTGATAAATTAAGAAACACGCCCACGAATCGTGATTTTCTTGCTACAATAAAGGCTGGCTAG
- a CDS encoding LysM peptidoglycan-binding domain-containing M23 family metallopeptidase gives MKAGDEIRKTKRRKTLCLIIFLMAAVGGAVVFAAKAAEHTGMYWIGLDSEFVTERPEDNRGFFTVDVSDFLNNTGVAPADAAEEETEVVPLAIGPLPSIPTLTDEELKLYGILSKNDGRISSSDQSVLDEDIHWTEVVLEPGDTLKSIADEFGISEEDLRQANGLRKNEKPNPAEVLYVPDSHNDVTATLLFVRKLQKEELAIAKKGKLLETSEYIVKEGDTLWGISDKFNLDVDTLVGSNQKVLGGNINRLKLGMTLRIPNQDGIFVKVAKRDTLAKLADKYGSTKESVLLANAMKSESLIAGSEIFLPGGKLVAVTEVRIATNKNGRVRTATVKISSGSVRGFRWPVLGQISSPFGWRKSPFGRRRVFHSGLDIRAPRGTEIKAGASGVVVHSGWMGGYGKAVVISHSKGLTTLYGHCSKLIARKGMRVSQGQTIALVGSTGRSTGNHVHFEVRVNGTPQNPLRHLR, from the coding sequence ATGAAAGCCGGAGATGAGATACGTAAAACAAAACGACGGAAGACTCTTTGCCTCATCATCTTTTTGATGGCTGCGGTTGGAGGCGCCGTCGTCTTCGCCGCCAAAGCGGCGGAGCATACAGGCATGTACTGGATCGGCCTTGACAGCGAATTTGTGACTGAACGCCCCGAAGACAACCGGGGCTTCTTTACTGTGGACGTATCGGACTTCCTCAACAATACTGGGGTCGCTCCGGCGGATGCCGCCGAGGAAGAGACCGAGGTGGTGCCGCTGGCAATCGGGCCGCTTCCAAGCATCCCGACTCTTACCGATGAGGAGCTTAAGCTTTACGGCATACTCTCTAAGAACGACGGACGCATCTCCAGCTCCGACCAGAGCGTTCTCGACGAGGACATCCACTGGACCGAGGTCGTACTTGAACCCGGCGATACATTGAAGTCTATCGCCGATGAGTTCGGTATCAGTGAAGAGGACCTGCGTCAGGCTAACGGTCTGCGGAAAAATGAAAAGCCGAATCCCGCCGAGGTGCTCTATGTACCGGACAGCCATAACGACGTGACCGCGACGCTGCTCTTCGTCAGGAAGCTTCAGAAAGAGGAGCTGGCTATCGCGAAGAAGGGAAAGCTGCTTGAGACCTCAGAGTATATTGTCAAAGAGGGAGATACGCTCTGGGGAATATCGGATAAATTCAACCTCGACGTTGATACGCTCGTGGGGTCGAACCAGAAGGTTCTCGGCGGAAACATAAATCGCCTTAAGCTGGGAATGACTCTGCGCATACCGAATCAGGACGGTATCTTCGTCAAGGTGGCGAAGAGAGATACACTCGCCAAGCTTGCCGATAAGTACGGCTCGACGAAGGAGTCGGTCCTGCTCGCCAACGCGATGAAGAGCGAATCGCTGATCGCCGGCAGCGAGATATTCCTGCCCGGAGGAAAGCTGGTAGCCGTTACCGAAGTGCGTATCGCGACGAATAAAAACGGACGTGTACGCACCGCCACTGTGAAAATTTCGAGCGGCAGCGTAAGAGGATTCCGCTGGCCCGTGCTTGGACAGATATCGAGTCCGTTCGGATGGCGCAAGAGCCCGTTCGGCAGACGCCGGGTATTCCATTCTGGGCTTGATATACGCGCCCCCCGCGGTACGGAGATCAAGGCCGGAGCCTCCGGCGTGGTAGTTCACTCCGGCTGGATGGGCGGATACGGCAAAGCGGTCGTCATCTCCCATTCAAAGGGGCTGACTACGCTTTATGGCCACTGCAGCAAGCTTATCGCGCGAAAGGGCATGAGAGTCTCCCAGGGACAGACGATCGCCCTCGTGGGCAGCACCGGACGTTCTACGGGAAACCATGTGCACTTTGAGGTACGGGTCAACGGCACGCCGCAGAATCCGCTTAGACATCTCAGATAG
- a CDS encoding LPS-assembly protein LptD — translation MERSLMRGGRGLFVALFCAAIFFTQAAPSFADDKGEPAPMYIPSEGADDTPKQPPNEVFLDADEISYSEKTGLATAEGNVKVRNKEVRLFAPYAEYDADTNIVDAYSDHRENVVIMSGGDRFTGKHLKYNMETRRGILTQVSGKSEAMYMQGGTVRLMPIEDAVKLGIVRAPRKKRKQSESEDVAEWLGVTSTTCDFTNPHYRLVSKKVVVYPGKRTVIKKPKFYIGKTLIMAYPFDYIANSKRNRDALMPIIRYNSNKGMGFGIKGPIDMGDMGELDVAGLYWSKGIWEARFNYNYEIMDSLSLFASVKHLYNEDTDDTLWRPAWGLQYEKDGWLAKLWWAERDLIGNEIMTDVSVDYDVWRKPEFSLHTPWFKDGVSGGQFRLFGVWGKYSDNVSKDGEWTERFAYGAEYQGQPKWSLWIFKPFYGARYTRYDYYDKDRTQDVTNAWFGFSYKIGDFSLASSYYRRWADGGSPMAWDSYSNSEYFTQSISFPLPLGASWEKWNFAVSGNYDLLEEKISSVRYALTYDKHCMTWQIWYRDNKSDNETQFGLTFFINAYPEYKLEFGSDSNESVKEDF, via the coding sequence ATGGAGCGATCGCTGATGAGGGGCGGAAGGGGATTATTTGTCGCCCTTTTCTGCGCGGCAATATTTTTTACGCAGGCTGCGCCCTCCTTTGCCGATGATAAGGGCGAACCGGCCCCGATGTACATACCATCCGAGGGTGCGGACGATACGCCGAAACAGCCGCCCAACGAGGTATTTCTTGACGCGGATGAGATCAGCTACAGTGAAAAGACCGGCCTCGCGACGGCGGAGGGCAACGTTAAGGTAAGAAACAAAGAGGTGCGCCTCTTTGCCCCCTACGCCGAATACGACGCCGATACAAATATAGTGGACGCCTATTCCGACCACCGTGAGAACGTCGTTATCATGTCCGGAGGCGATAGGTTTACCGGCAAGCATCTCAAATACAATATGGAGACGCGCCGCGGCATACTTACGCAGGTATCGGGTAAGTCCGAGGCGATGTACATGCAGGGCGGCACCGTGCGGCTCATGCCGATAGAGGACGCCGTTAAGCTTGGCATCGTACGAGCGCCTAGAAAAAAGAGGAAACAGAGCGAATCCGAGGATGTCGCCGAATGGCTCGGCGTGACCTCGACCACCTGCGATTTCACAAATCCGCACTACCGTCTCGTCTCGAAAAAGGTGGTCGTATATCCTGGAAAGCGTACGGTCATCAAAAAGCCAAAATTTTATATCGGCAAGACGCTTATCATGGCCTATCCTTTCGACTATATAGCCAACAGCAAGAGAAACCGCGACGCCCTGATGCCGATAATCCGTTACAACTCCAATAAGGGCATGGGCTTTGGTATAAAAGGCCCCATCGATATGGGGGATATGGGAGAGCTTGACGTCGCCGGCCTCTACTGGAGCAAGGGTATTTGGGAGGCACGGTTTAATTACAACTATGAGATAATGGACTCTCTCTCCCTCTTTGCCTCCGTGAAACATCTTTACAATGAAGATACTGACGATACCCTCTGGCGTCCGGCTTGGGGACTGCAATATGAGAAAGACGGCTGGCTCGCAAAGCTATGGTGGGCCGAGCGCGACCTTATCGGCAACGAAATAATGACGGACGTTTCCGTCGACTACGACGTCTGGCGCAAACCTGAATTTTCCCTGCATACGCCATGGTTCAAAGACGGGGTCTCCGGCGGGCAGTTCCGGCTCTTTGGTGTTTGGGGAAAGTACAGCGACAACGTATCCAAAGACGGCGAGTGGACGGAGCGTTTTGCCTACGGAGCTGAATACCAGGGGCAGCCGAAGTGGTCCCTGTGGATATTCAAGCCCTTCTACGGCGCGAGATATACGCGCTATGACTATTATGATAAGGATAGGACGCAGGACGTCACCAACGCCTGGTTCGGTTTCAGCTATAAGATCGGCGACTTCAGCCTCGCGAGCTCCTACTACCGCCGCTGGGCGGACGGAGGAAGTCCGATGGCGTGGGATTCCTATTCAAACAGCGAATACTTTACCCAGAGCATCTCTTTCCCTCTGCCGCTTGGCGCTTCGTGGGAGAAGTGGAATTTCGCCGTCAGCGGCAACTACGATCTGCTGGAGGAGAAGATATCATCCGTTCGCTACGCCCTCACCTACGATAAGCACTGTATGACGTGGCAGATATGGTACCGCGATAATAAATCGGATAATGAGACGCAGTTTGGCCTGACCTTCTTCATCAACGCCTATCCGGAGTATAAGCTTGAGTTTGGTTCGGACAGCAACGAGAGCGTAAAGGAAGATTTTTAA
- the lptC gene encoding LPS export ABC transporter periplasmic protein LptC, whose translation MLKGKISRKKFTVLTVILVIAVGAFYLWRDLHLSAINKMPIPDLVVENIEIERMISGKKWKLISPRVEHKDGIVYGSSMDVTITDPAGKVTHIYADNGTFTRENNDLSLTSADGVMKEAAKEYNLKSGNVKYEASAERWHFDDGVRLTDGRMVINGKKGYYDTKSGECRLTDGGTITWSDR comes from the coding sequence GTGCTGAAAGGAAAGATATCCCGCAAGAAATTTACCGTCCTGACGGTGATCCTCGTGATCGCCGTCGGGGCATTTTATCTTTGGCGTGACCTCCACCTCAGCGCCATAAACAAGATGCCGATCCCAGATCTGGTGGTGGAGAATATAGAAATTGAGCGGATGATCAGCGGTAAAAAATGGAAGCTGATCTCGCCGCGCGTTGAACACAAAGACGGTATCGTCTACGGAAGCTCCATGGACGTGACGATTACGGACCCCGCCGGCAAGGTGACGCATATTTACGCCGACAATGGGACCTTCACCCGCGAAAACAACGATCTGTCGCTTACAAGCGCCGACGGCGTAATGAAAGAGGCTGCCAAGGAATATAACCTCAAGTCGGGCAATGTTAAATACGAGGCGTCGGCCGAGAGGTGGCATTTCGACGACGGAGTGAGGCTTACCGACGGACGCATGGTGATAAACGGCAAAAAGGGATACTATGATACAAAAAGCGGCGAGTGCCGGCTTACTGACGGAGGGACTATAACATGGAGCGATCGCTGA
- a CDS encoding CTP synthase codes for MTKYIFVTGGVVSSLGKGITAASLGVLLKRRGYRVSIIKMDPYINVDAGAMSPFQHGEVFVTCDGAETDLDLGHYERFIDEAILGENSCTTGKVYSSVIQRERAGGYNGATVQVIPHITNEIQDRIEHVGAGNDVVIAEIGGTVGDIEGLPYLEAIRQFAGRVGRENILYCHVTLVPYIAASGELKTKPTQHSVNELRRIGIQPDVIVCRSQYPVGPDLREKIGLFCSVPADAVFEAIDSDSIYRIPIVLHSQKFDSLVLKKLGMPTQKAPDMKDWKEFLHKHDTLKGELVVALVGKYTETKDAYLSVNEAVSHAGIANGVKVKMFPVESGDLENGNVEEILGGADAILVPGGFGQRGVEGMIAAAKYAREKGIPYFGLCLGMQVAVIEFARNVLGLKSANSLEMDENTPDPVIYLMEEQKNVKDIGGTSRLGAYPCNISAGSKAERIYGTNEIEERHRHRFEFNNKYIKEFDDAGMKVAGICPTGGQVEIMENVNHPWMIGVQFHPEFLSRPVKPHPLFKDFIAAALDRQKKLKKEAK; via the coding sequence ATGACTAAGTATATTTTTGTCACCGGCGGGGTAGTTTCTTCTCTTGGAAAAGGGATCACCGCCGCGTCGCTCGGTGTATTGCTGAAGCGCCGCGGTTACAGGGTGAGCATCATAAAGATGGATCCCTATATCAACGTCGATGCGGGGGCGATGAGCCCATTCCAGCATGGAGAGGTCTTTGTGACCTGTGACGGCGCGGAGACGGATCTTGACCTCGGGCATTATGAGCGTTTCATAGACGAGGCGATCCTGGGAGAGAACAGCTGTACCACCGGCAAGGTTTATTCCTCCGTAATACAGCGCGAACGCGCGGGAGGCTATAACGGCGCAACAGTGCAGGTCATACCGCATATCACGAATGAAATACAGGACCGGATCGAGCATGTCGGCGCCGGTAATGATGTCGTCATTGCCGAGATCGGCGGCACGGTAGGCGATATTGAGGGACTTCCATATCTTGAGGCGATACGTCAGTTTGCGGGGCGTGTCGGCCGGGAGAATATTCTTTACTGCCACGTTACGCTCGTTCCATATATAGCGGCCTCGGGAGAGCTCAAGACCAAACCTACTCAGCACAGCGTTAACGAGCTGCGCCGTATCGGCATACAGCCCGACGTCATCGTCTGCCGTTCGCAGTATCCAGTGGGGCCGGATCTCAGGGAGAAGATCGGCCTCTTTTGCAGCGTCCCTGCCGACGCGGTCTTTGAAGCGATAGATTCCGATTCGATCTACAGAATTCCTATCGTGCTTCATTCACAGAAGTTTGACAGCCTTGTGCTGAAAAAGCTTGGCATGCCGACGCAGAAGGCCCCAGATATGAAGGACTGGAAAGAATTTCTCCATAAGCACGATACCCTTAAGGGTGAGCTTGTAGTCGCGCTGGTTGGAAAGTATACGGAGACAAAGGACGCCTATCTCAGCGTTAATGAGGCGGTCTCACATGCCGGTATCGCCAACGGCGTTAAGGTAAAGATGTTTCCCGTCGAGTCGGGCGACCTTGAAAACGGCAATGTCGAAGAGATATTGGGCGGCGCCGACGCGATACTGGTCCCCGGAGGCTTTGGCCAGCGCGGAGTCGAGGGCATGATCGCCGCGGCAAAGTACGCCCGCGAAAAAGGCATTCCCTACTTTGGCCTCTGCCTTGGCATGCAGGTCGCAGTCATCGAATTCGCGCGCAACGTGCTGGGGCTCAAATCGGCTAACAGCCTGGAGATGGACGAGAATACGCCAGACCCCGTCATCTACCTGATGGAAGAGCAGAAAAATGTCAAGGATATCGGCGGAACCTCAAGACTCGGAGCCTATCCCTGCAATATCAGCGCCGGCTCCAAAGCCGAGAGGATATACGGCACCAACGAAATAGAGGAGCGTCACCGCCACCGCTTTGAATTCAACAATAAATATATCAAAGAGTTTGACGACGCCGGAATGAAGGTGGCGGGAATCTGCCCAACCGGCGGACAGGTAGAGATTATGGAGAACGTCAATCATCCGTGGATGATCGGAGTTCAGTTCCATCCCGAGTTCCTTTCTCGTCCCGTCAAGCCGCATCCGCTCTTTAAGGATTTTATCGCAGCGGCGCTTGACAGGCAGAAAAAGCTAAAAAAGGAGGCAAAATAA
- a CDS encoding D-alanine--D-alanine ligase: MKAVVLCGGVSPEREVSLNSGAAVAKALADFGYEAELCDIASISEFIKSWPEYHAEGVFIALHGGWGEDGRIQAVLEAFGIPYTGSGPEACMLSMDKTAAKLIFANAGLPVPSGFIATRGEEGRGRAEEYLRKYGKIIVKPNGGGSTVGVTILSDIAGYGAALELAWQSEPKALVEEFIEGEEATVPVMESIDGGIFALPAIHIKPKSGFYDYKNKYTSGCTEYICPSDLPAETNDRLAALAVMAHRSLGCRSYSRVDFRVTPEGGLYVLEVNTAPGMTATSLVPKSAKAYGLSFGEFLDEVARFSFAIDRG; the protein is encoded by the coding sequence ATGAAAGCAGTCGTATTGTGCGGCGGCGTGAGCCCGGAGCGCGAGGTTTCGCTGAATTCTGGGGCCGCCGTTGCCAAAGCGCTTGCGGATTTCGGTTACGAGGCCGAACTCTGCGATATCGCCTCTATAAGCGAATTTATCAAAAGCTGGCCGGAATATCATGCCGAAGGCGTCTTTATAGCCCTCCACGGAGGCTGGGGCGAGGACGGCAGGATACAGGCGGTCCTGGAGGCTTTCGGCATTCCATATACCGGCTCCGGTCCGGAGGCATGCATGCTTTCGATGGATAAGACGGCCGCGAAGCTCATCTTCGCCAACGCCGGCCTGCCGGTGCCCAGCGGCTTCATTGCCACGCGCGGTGAAGAGGGGCGCGGACGGGCGGAGGAATACCTTCGTAAATACGGGAAGATCATCGTGAAGCCTAACGGCGGCGGAAGTACCGTCGGCGTCACCATCCTCTCCGATATCGCCGGATACGGCGCGGCGCTGGAGCTTGCCTGGCAGTCGGAGCCGAAGGCGCTCGTAGAAGAGTTCATCGAGGGTGAAGAGGCTACTGTGCCGGTGATGGAGAGCATCGACGGCGGCATATTCGCGCTGCCGGCGATACATATCAAGCCAAAGAGCGGCTTCTATGACTACAAAAATAAATATACCTCCGGATGCACGGAGTATATATGTCCCTCCGACCTCCCGGCAGAGACCAACGACAGGCTGGCGGCACTCGCCGTTATGGCGCACCGGTCGCTCGGCTGCCGTTCGTACAGCCGCGTTGATTTCCGCGTCACACCGGAGGGTGGCCTCTATGTTCTTGAGGTCAATACCGCGCCCGGAATGACCGCCACAAGCCTCGTGCCGAAGTCGGCTAAAGCCTATGGCCTGTCCTTCGGCGAGTTTCTCGACGAAGTGGCCAGATTTTCGTTTGCCATCGACCGCGGATAG
- the greA gene encoding transcription elongation factor GreA has translation MAKAADDKVVMTRDGYEKLKAELVSLRGDGRAEIAAKLEEARAFGDLSENAEYHAAKEEQEKLENRVLQLEYQLSKAQIVETEDIDTSVVSLGTTVTLADLDLKKTFVYTLVGTEEADIKDNRISAASPVGKAVMGKRADDEVMVRTPRGIRHLKVVKIQLK, from the coding sequence ATGGCTAAAGCGGCAGACGATAAAGTGGTAATGACTCGGGACGGCTATGAAAAGCTGAAAGCGGAACTCGTTTCCCTCCGCGGTGACGGACGTGCGGAGATAGCCGCAAAGCTCGAAGAGGCGCGCGCCTTCGGCGACCTCAGCGAAAACGCGGAATACCACGCGGCAAAAGAAGAGCAGGAAAAACTTGAGAACCGCGTACTCCAGCTGGAGTATCAGCTCAGTAAGGCGCAGATAGTAGAGACCGAGGATATCGACACCAGCGTCGTCAGCCTTGGCACTACGGTGACGCTTGCGGACCTCGACCTCAAAAAGACCTTCGTATATACGCTCGTAGGCACGGAAGAGGCCGATATCAAGGATAACCGCATCTCAGCGGCGAGCCCGGTCGGCAAGGCCGTGATGGGCAAACGCGCCGACGACGAGGTTATGGTGAGGACCCCCCGCGGCATCCGCCATCTCAAGGTCGTCAAGATCCAGCTGAAGTAG